In one window of Arachis ipaensis cultivar K30076 chromosome B06, Araip1.1, whole genome shotgun sequence DNA:
- the LOC107647381 gene encoding uncharacterized protein LOC107647381: MRYGGGRRRRMLLQPFVVLCAVVTGLGLLMLALRPMDPPITVDFPQDFEFEESNSSSLDGIGGDEDGGDDADATIGVGNAAEEGVGEKTCATVEKMGKDFSRSVGIETLRARRIVEHHFYVNGAARVRDWPPEQFCRHGFVLGKTAEAGFGNEMYKVLTAAALSIMLNRSLIIGQTRGKYPFGDYISYSNFTFTMKEIKHLWRQNNCESKYGRALVMRTDDFEKPTESNVLCSNWKQWKQPIIWFQGTTDAVAAQFFLKNIHTQMRVAASDLFGDPQVLGSRPNVFGELMRVLISPSKDVEAAVDWVIGGGENPDISLHMRMLMNRSIRAVQAALRCIKKAIERQHLTSRPKVVVVSDTPTLVKSIIANISEFAEVIHFDYENFKGSMFQGLQKADFRVKDWGPAPRWVAFVDFFLASRARYASISGAHRRVGTTYAQLIAALAAAQNLGACTTQPPIMSKSGSNFAFFSSFQSNLLNDGLKNQIGWGHVWNRYAGPLSCRRQPNQCAFTPLLPPAWWDGLWQSPLPRDINRLASFGIKLSAMGTVDTDSLQNHCNSKKPVVRTVKFDL, encoded by the exons atgagaTATGGAGGAGGAAGAAGGAGGCGAATGTTGTTGCAACCGTTTGTGGTGTTGTGTGCGGTGGTGACGGGTTTGGGGCTGTTGATGCTGGCGTTGAGGCCGATGGATCCTCCGATTACCGTCGATTTCCCGCAGGATTTCGAGTTCGAAGAGTCCAATAGCTCCAGTTTAGACGGCATCGGTGGCGACGAGGATGGTGGCGACGATGCCGATGCGACCATCGGAGTGGGGAACGCGGCTGAGGAGGGCGTGGGAGAGAAAACGTGCGCGACGGTAGAGAAGATGGGGAAGGATTTCAGCAGAAGCGTTGGGATTGAAACCCTCAGAGCGAGGAGAATTGTTGAACATCATTTTTATGTGAATG GTGCTGCAAGAGTCAGGGATTGGCCCCCGGAGCAGTTCTGTAGGCATGGCTTCGTACTTGGAAAGACAGCTGAGGCAGGTTTTGGGAACGAAATGTACAAGGTTTTAACTGCTGCAGCACTGAGTATAATGTTGAATCGGTCCTTGATCATTGGCCAAACCAG AGGTAAATATCCTTTTGGAGACTACATTTCTTATTCCAACTTTACCTTTACGATGAAAGAAATAAAGCATTTATGGAGACAAAACAATTGTGAAAGCAAATATGGAAGGGCACTGGTTATGAGGACTGATGATTTTGAAAAGCCAACTGAATCAAATGTTCTCTGTAGCAATTGGAAGCAATGGAAGCAACCTATCATATG GTTTCAAGGAACAACAGATGCTGTGGCAGCACAATTCTTCCTAAAAAATATACACACTCAGATGAGGGTTGCTGCTTCTGATTTATTTGGTGATCCACAAGTTCTAGGATCTAGGCCGAATGTATTTGGGGAGCTCATGAGAGTCCTCATATCCCCTTCAAAAGATGTTGAAGCGGCTGTCGATTGGGTTATTGGTGGTGGGGAAAACCCTGACATCTCATTGCATATGCGGATGCTTATGAATAG GTCTATAAGAGCTGTACAGGCAGCATTGCGTTGTATAAAAAAAGCCATAGAGAGACAACACCTAACATCAAGACCAAAGGTGGTTGTTGTGTCAGATACACCTACCCTCGTTAAAAGTATCATAGCCAATATAAGTGAATTTGCTGAG GTTATTCATTTTGATTATGAAAACTTCAAGGGAAGTATGTTTCAAGGATTGCAGAAGGCTGATTTTAGAGTGAAGGATTGGGGCCCAGCTCCCAGATGGGTTGCTTTTGTTGATTTTTTCCTTGCATCTCGCGCTAGATATGCTTCTATTTCTGGAGCGCACCGGCGAGTTGGTACTACCTATGCTCAGTTAATTGCTGCCCTCGCTGCAGCACAAAATCTAGGTGCTTGCACAACACAACCTCC AATAATGTCTAAATCCGGTTCAAATTTTGCATTCTTTAGCAGCTTCCAAAGTAATTTGTTGAATGATGGTTTGAAAAACCAGATTGGTTGGGGCCATGTTTGGAACAGATATGCCGGGCCATTGAGTTGTCGCCGTCAGCCCAATCAATGCGCCTTCACGCCACTTCTCCCTCCTGCCTGGTGGGATGGCCTTTGGCAATCTCCTCTTCCAAGGGACATCAATAGACTCGCTTCCTTTGGCATCAAACTATCTGCCATGGGCACAGTTGATACCGATTCCCTTCAGAATCATTGTAATTCAAAGAAACCTGTCGTGAGAACTGTTAAATTCGATTTGTAG
- the LOC107647382 gene encoding exocyst complex component EXO70B1 codes for MENNKDAGDEPPRSPMADPTESDPKLETKSETDSQPPPNEGGEDAESAEKKEETAEDVIDDPPLSTPLSLEKAHEDMDQFLETLKQKEEASVEMPVFLDKFLDLVEDKIARYDAGDDRADDSSLLEAVSRISSLMKTVQTQHQPEPLMNRIGSIQQRAMTYLEEDFRLLMEQYRNATESDPGGHDHKGKHVEEQPQEDSENAPEESELDFPGYSEETISSLKEIAGEMVAGGYTAECCQVYMTSRRNAFDDALQKLGFEKFSIDEVQKAHWETLSREMIPSWINTFKQCAAVYFPGERRLVDEVFADRPELAAGIFSNLCRGVVIQLLNFLEGTAMTKRAAEKLFKLLDMYETVRDVIPKMDELFSEEHVAEELKTELNLAKSRLGEATISIFGDFENNIKSDTGKTPVPGGAVHPVTRYVMNYLTTSGDYKETLEQVFKEHSKIERADSTSRPHGESQGQNGKEDEKAAASPFAAQVMRVMDLLDSYLDSKAKLYKDNCLTSFFMMNNGRYILQKIKGSIEMAQVMGDNWCRKRSSELRAYHKKYMRDTWHKVLESLKHEELTVNGKVDKPKLKERFKTFNALFDEIHRTQSSWVVKDGQLQSELRVSISAVIIPAYRAFLGKYAQVLDPGRQTEKYIKYQPEDIENYIDELFDGKPHQSIAKRKT; via the exons ATGGAGAACAACAAAGACGCCGGCGACGAACCGCCACGTTCTCCCATGGCGGACCCCACAGAATCCGATCCCAAACTAGAAACCAAATCAGAAACCGACTCACAGCCACCGCCGAACGAGGGAGGGGAGGATGCAGAGAGcgcagagaagaaggaagagaccGCAGAGGATGTTATTGATGATCCTCCGCTTTCAACCCCGCTAAGCCTCGAGAAGGCGCACGAAGACATGGATCAATTCCTCGAAACACTGAAACAGAAGGAGGAAGCGTCGGTTGAGATGCCTGTTTTCCTTGACAAGTTCTTGGATCTGGTGGAGGACAAGATAGCAAGGTACGACGCTGGAGACGATAGAGCGGATGATTCGTCGTTGTTGGAAGCGGTGAGCCGGATTTCGAGCCTAATGAAAACCGTACAGACTCAGCACCAACCAGAACCGCTCATGAACCGCATCGGCTCGATCCAGCAGCGTGCAATGACGTACTTGGAGGAAGATTTCCGGTTGTTGATGGAACAATATAGAAACGCTACGGAATCAGATCCCGGCGGCCATGACCACAAGGGGAAGCACGTGGAGGAACAGCCGCAGGAGGATTCCGAGAACGCGCCGGAGGAATCCGAGTTGGATTTCCCGGGATATTCCGAGGAAACTATTTCCAGCCTGAAAGAGATTGCCGGCGAAATGGTCGCCGGCGGTTATACCGCTGAGTGCTGCCAGGTTTATATGACCTCAAGGAGGAACGCGTTCGACGATGCTCTGCAAAAATTAGGGTTCGAGAAGTTTAGCATCGACGAGGTCCAGAAGGCGCATTGGGAGACTCTTTCGAGGGAGATGATCCCGTCTTGGATCAACACGTTCAAGCAGTGCGCCGCCGTGTACTTCCCCGGCGAGAGGAGGTTGGTGGATGAGGTGTTCGCCGATCGGCCTGAATTGGCAGCGGGGATCTTTAGCAACCTCTGTCGCGGCGTGGTGATCCAGCTGCTGAACTTCTTGGAGGGAACAGCGATGACAAAGCGCGCGGCGGAGAAGCTCTTCAAGCTCCTCGACATGTACGAGACCGTTCGGGATGTGATCCCGAAAATGGACGAGCTCTTCTCCGAGGAGCACGTGGCGGAAGAGCTGAAGACGGAGCTGAATCTGGCCAAGTCGAGGCTTGGCGAGGCTACTATCTCCATCTTCGGCGACTTCGAGAACAATATAAAGTCTGATACCGGAAAGACGCCGGTGCCAGGTGGCGCCGTACACCCTGTGACGCGCTATGTGATGAACTACCTTACTACAAGTGGTGATTACAAGGAGACGTTGGAGCAGGTTTTCAAGGAGCATTCGAAGATCGAGCGCGCAGATTCCACCAGTAGGCCCCACGGCGAGAGTCAGGGGCAGAATGGGAAAGAGGATGAGAAGGCAGCTGCGTCGCCGTTTGCAGCGCAGGTGATGAGGGTGATGGACTTGCTGGACTCCTACCTCGACTCCAAGGCCAAGCTCTACAAGGATAATTGTCTAACTTCCTTTTTCATGATGAACAATGGAAG GTACATTCTGCAAAAGATAAAGGGGTCAATTGAGATGGCGCAAGTGATGGGAGACAACTGGTGTCGGAAGAGATCCTCAGAGCTTCGAGCATACCACAAAAAATATATGAGAGACACATGGCACAAAGTGTTAGAATCCCTGAAACATGAGGAGCTGACGGTGAACGGCAAGGTTGATAAACCTAAACTAAAGGAAAGGTTCAAGACCTTCAACGCCTTGTTTGACGAGATCCACAGGACACAGAGCTCGTGGGTTGTGAAGGACGGGCAGCTCCAATCAGAGCTTAGGGTCTCCATCTCCGCTGTAATCATCCCCGCTTACAGGGCTTTTCTTGGAAAATACGCTCAGGTATTGGATCCTGGCCGCCAAACAGAGAAGTATATCAAGTACCAACCTGAAGATATAGAGAACTATATTGATGAGTTATTTGATGGAAAGCCTCATCAGTCTATTGCCAAAAGGAAAACATGA